One window from the genome of Polynucleobacter sp. MWH-Svant-W18 encodes:
- a CDS encoding NAD kinase, which produces MLSPSPNSTKKAFSRVALVGKFQADGIEERLNDIAKLLTGLGCEVFIEADTANHLGLKGYSTKTAQDFAGAIDLVVVLGGDGTMLGIARQLAGSNVPLVGINMGRLGYMTDIPIQSVQTTLPKMIAGEYEADTRTLLDAVVIRDGKEINRALALNDVVVNRSGISGMVELAVHVNGSFMYNQRSDGLIVSTPTGSTAYALSAGGPILHPHVAGILLVPIAPHSLSNRPIVLPKDSLTVIEVVNGLEVIVNFDMQSQTDLQAGDKIEVRQSDKTIALLHPSNHSDYKTLREKLHWNEYPSTF; this is translated from the coding sequence ATGTTAAGCCCATCCCCAAATTCCACCAAGAAGGCATTTAGCCGGGTTGCGCTTGTCGGCAAATTTCAAGCGGACGGCATTGAGGAACGCCTCAATGACATCGCCAAGCTCCTCACTGGATTAGGTTGCGAAGTCTTTATCGAGGCAGATACTGCCAACCATCTGGGATTAAAGGGCTATTCCACCAAAACTGCGCAGGACTTTGCTGGAGCAATTGACCTTGTCGTGGTCTTGGGTGGCGACGGCACGATGCTGGGAATTGCCCGTCAGTTAGCAGGCAGCAATGTGCCACTAGTGGGCATCAATATGGGTCGCCTTGGCTATATGACCGATATTCCCATTCAATCCGTACAAACCACCCTACCCAAAATGATTGCCGGCGAATATGAAGCTGACACCAGAACATTGTTAGACGCGGTTGTGATTCGTGATGGTAAGGAAATTAATCGCGCCTTGGCACTCAATGATGTTGTTGTTAATCGCTCTGGCATCTCTGGGATGGTCGAGCTAGCAGTTCATGTCAATGGCTCCTTCATGTACAACCAACGCTCTGATGGTTTAATAGTCTCCACTCCTACAGGCTCAACTGCTTATGCACTTTCTGCTGGCGGCCCCATCTTGCACCCTCACGTTGCAGGCATTCTGCTGGTACCAATTGCGCCGCACTCACTCTCCAATCGCCCCATCGTTTTACCGAAAGATAGCCTGACAGTGATTGAAGTAGTCAATGGCCTTGAAGTAATTGTCAATTTTGACATGCAGTCTCAAACAGATTTGCAAGCTGGTGACAAAATTGAAGTGCGTCAATCTGATAAAACAATCGCCCTACTTCATCCCAGCAATCACAGCGACTACAAAACTTTGCGCGAGAAGCTGCATTGGAATGAATACCCATCGACATTCTGA
- the recN gene encoding DNA repair protein RecN, with the protein MLQTISLRDFVIVDQLELDFSTGFTVLTGETGAGKSILLDALSLVLGERADSSQIREGCNRAEISARFQIEDDQIQRFTQWLDEQGFPIEDEGHSLLLKRTVESNGRSRAFINGSVATLAQLREAGDQLVDIHGQHAHQLLLKGGAQRELLDRHAGLLLLASEVAQAFKTLNDSRRKLEQAENAGQDIERERERLEWQLEELTALSPLEGEWSSIQGEHVRLANGAKLIGGCQEAIEVLSDSDNAIESSLSKVCSNISTLAEHDPALNSISDSLQSAQIQLDEAIHSLNRYVQKLDLDPDRLVQVEERMQALHGAARKYRTDTDELPKLLLETSERLDALTASQNIDALREKVQQEEVAYLKLAKQLSQKRKAAATDLGTLVTNAMQDLSMAGGRLEIALIPLAEGGSYGLEQIEFLVAGHAGSTPRALAKVASGGELARISLAISVITSKASFTPTLIFDEVDAGIGGAVAETVGKLLHQLGQSHQILCVTHLPQVAAQGNHHFKVSKAQSGEKTISQVQPLSRVERVEEVARMLGGATITDTTRRHARELLEQS; encoded by the coding sequence ATGCTTCAAACCATCTCACTTCGTGACTTTGTCATTGTTGATCAGCTTGAACTAGATTTTTCTACTGGCTTTACTGTACTCACTGGCGAAACTGGCGCTGGAAAATCCATTCTCTTAGATGCCTTGAGCCTAGTGCTTGGAGAACGCGCTGACAGCAGCCAAATTCGTGAGGGCTGCAATCGCGCAGAAATCTCTGCCCGCTTTCAAATTGAGGATGACCAAATACAACGCTTCACTCAATGGCTTGATGAGCAAGGCTTTCCAATTGAAGACGAAGGGCATAGTCTTTTACTCAAGAGAACAGTCGAGAGTAATGGAAGAAGTCGCGCATTTATTAATGGCAGCGTGGCAACCTTGGCACAACTGCGCGAAGCTGGCGATCAACTAGTAGATATTCATGGGCAGCACGCGCATCAACTTCTCCTCAAGGGTGGCGCGCAACGGGAATTACTCGATCGACATGCTGGTTTGCTACTGCTAGCTAGTGAAGTCGCTCAAGCATTTAAAACCCTGAATGATTCGCGCCGAAAATTAGAGCAGGCTGAGAATGCCGGACAAGATATCGAGAGAGAACGGGAACGTCTGGAATGGCAACTTGAAGAGCTCACGGCTTTATCTCCACTCGAAGGTGAGTGGTCAAGCATTCAAGGTGAGCATGTTCGCCTAGCCAATGGTGCCAAACTCATTGGCGGCTGCCAAGAGGCAATTGAAGTATTGAGTGATTCTGATAACGCAATTGAATCCAGCCTTTCTAAAGTCTGTAGCAATATCAGCACCTTAGCGGAGCATGATCCCGCCTTAAATAGTATCAGCGACTCCTTGCAAAGCGCACAAATTCAACTGGATGAAGCCATTCATAGCCTGAATCGCTACGTACAGAAACTGGATCTTGATCCCGATCGTCTTGTGCAAGTGGAAGAACGCATGCAAGCACTCCATGGGGCTGCTCGAAAATATCGTACCGATACCGATGAGCTTCCAAAGCTACTACTAGAAACTAGTGAGCGACTCGATGCATTAACGGCTTCACAAAATATTGATGCCCTTCGTGAAAAAGTCCAACAAGAAGAAGTTGCTTATCTCAAGCTGGCCAAACAACTATCCCAAAAACGGAAAGCAGCTGCAACTGATCTTGGCACATTGGTTACCAACGCTATGCAAGACCTGTCGATGGCAGGTGGACGCCTAGAAATCGCCCTCATACCGCTTGCCGAAGGTGGCTCCTATGGATTGGAGCAGATTGAGTTTCTTGTAGCCGGTCATGCTGGCAGCACACCGCGCGCCCTTGCCAAGGTTGCGTCTGGGGGAGAGCTTGCCAGAATTAGCTTGGCCATTAGCGTCATCACCAGCAAAGCCTCATTCACACCTACCTTAATCTTTGATGAGGTTGATGCCGGTATTGGTGGAGCAGTTGCTGAAACTGTTGGCAAACTCCTGCATCAACTAGGTCAATCCCATCAAATTCTCTGTGTCACCCATTTACCGCAGGTTGCTGCTCAAGGAAATCATCATTTCAAAGTCAGCAAAGCGCAAAGTGGTGAGAAAACCATTTCTCAAGTTCAACCCTTGAGCAGAGTGGAACGTGTTGAAGAAGTGGCCCGAATGTTAGGTGGTGCAACGATTACAGATACTACACGTCGCCACGCCCGCGAATTGCTAGAACAAAGCTAA
- the glnE gene encoding bifunctional [glutamate--ammonia ligase]-adenylyl-L-tyrosine phosphorylase/[glutamate--ammonia-ligase] adenylyltransferase, whose amino-acid sequence MDEFSRQIAFLEQHSTYARRWLNARPEWVDWLRIQGSKKLNLQGIADLLAACEMESAAASQDESQFMANLRLARQRLMLWIAFRDLNGMADLDEVTHSLSQFAELAIAKSIAYIRQDLQSRFGLPWSMTSHSEMPLMVVGMGKLGGLELNLSSDIDLIFLYEHEGETLGGPQSLSNQEWFSRMGKRLMKLLAELDENGFVFRVDMRLRPNGDSGPLVCSLDMLEEYLIVQGREWERYAWIKGRLIAPSPGTANYEHCAKELEQLIRPFVYRRHLDYGVIASIRDLHAQIQHEADKRSSHHQGRSRDIKLGRGGIREIEFLAQMFQLMRGGTDPRFRVRPTLEVLNWVGQKGALPTEEVESLQAAYRFLRRLEHRLQVWDDQQTHYLPDDLSARERLAAAMADKDQSLDVDGFMAELDRHQNNVAALFEKAFLLDDSLRLDLAPIDLAWEPPSQVFPQSLLRWQAWVESPKQRQLPEKSRLIFVNLMRTAAQILSEDGVDRTHADQTLLRFFDLLEAIARRSAYLSILAEYPRALLNVLDLLKASHWGAQYLTRHPHLLDHLLNSRTEQALIEHPEEYWHEVKANLNIRLDDVMSDADGSEQAMDILRVTHHTETFITLLADLGIGVEQALPVEKVSDHLSALADLILQITFERVWPEVAQKFGLAQEAVKTAPPFAIISYGKLGGKELGYASDLDLVFLYQSDESDFSAQEIYALLAKRMINWLTAFTATGSLFEIDTRLRPNGSAGFLVTNANAFKKYQMREGNNAAWVWEHQALTRARCSAGNVAVGADFDQVRAEVLSQKRDIDHLRTEILEMRRKVHAGHPNVSGLFDLKHDSGGMVDIEFIVQYLVLAYSHQHEQLIHNLGNIALLRIAGEAGLIDREAALLVGNAYRLLRSRQHRLRLDGAEKTRINIEDEPELIAAKDAVMALWLKIFKAPSAN is encoded by the coding sequence ATGGATGAATTTTCTCGGCAAATCGCATTTTTAGAGCAGCATTCGACTTATGCGCGTCGCTGGCTCAATGCTCGCCCTGAGTGGGTTGATTGGCTTCGTATCCAGGGGTCAAAAAAGCTGAATTTGCAGGGAATTGCCGATTTGTTAGCCGCTTGTGAAATGGAGAGTGCAGCTGCATCCCAAGACGAGTCCCAGTTTATGGCCAATTTACGCCTGGCTAGACAGCGCCTCATGCTGTGGATTGCTTTTCGGGATCTCAATGGAATGGCTGATTTGGATGAGGTCACCCATAGTCTTAGTCAGTTTGCCGAGTTAGCAATCGCAAAATCCATTGCGTATATTCGGCAAGATCTCCAGAGTCGCTTTGGTTTGCCCTGGAGCATGACCAGTCATTCAGAAATGCCATTGATGGTGGTTGGTATGGGCAAGCTTGGCGGCCTTGAGCTCAATCTATCGTCTGATATTGATTTAATTTTCTTGTACGAGCACGAGGGTGAAACCCTAGGGGGCCCTCAAAGCCTATCGAATCAAGAATGGTTTTCTCGCATGGGCAAACGACTCATGAAGTTGCTGGCCGAGCTTGACGAGAATGGCTTTGTATTTCGGGTGGACATGCGCCTAAGACCCAATGGCGACTCTGGCCCATTGGTTTGTAGTTTGGACATGCTCGAAGAGTACCTGATCGTGCAAGGCAGGGAGTGGGAGCGTTATGCCTGGATTAAGGGGCGCCTGATTGCTCCTTCGCCTGGAACGGCAAATTATGAACATTGCGCAAAAGAGTTGGAGCAGCTCATTCGGCCGTTTGTATACCGCCGGCATTTGGATTATGGGGTAATCGCTTCCATACGAGATCTTCATGCTCAGATTCAACATGAAGCAGATAAAAGATCCTCTCATCATCAAGGTCGTTCGCGGGACATTAAATTAGGTCGAGGCGGTATTCGGGAAATTGAGTTTCTTGCGCAAATGTTCCAGCTGATGCGGGGTGGTACTGATCCCCGCTTTAGAGTGCGCCCCACCCTAGAAGTGCTCAATTGGGTTGGACAAAAGGGCGCCTTGCCAACTGAAGAGGTTGAGTCCTTGCAGGCAGCATACAGATTTCTGAGGCGCCTAGAACATCGCCTGCAGGTTTGGGATGATCAGCAAACGCATTACCTCCCCGATGATCTTTCTGCTCGTGAACGTTTAGCAGCTGCCATGGCTGATAAAGATCAGAGCCTGGATGTCGATGGCTTTATGGCTGAGTTAGATCGCCATCAAAATAATGTTGCCGCTCTTTTTGAGAAGGCATTTTTACTGGATGACAGTCTTCGCTTGGATCTTGCGCCAATCGATCTTGCTTGGGAGCCGCCGTCCCAAGTTTTTCCACAGTCATTGCTGCGCTGGCAGGCTTGGGTTGAGAGCCCCAAGCAAAGACAGTTGCCCGAGAAGAGTCGCTTAATTTTTGTTAATTTAATGCGGACAGCTGCTCAGATTTTGAGTGAGGATGGCGTTGATCGAACTCATGCTGATCAAACCTTATTACGTTTTTTTGATTTGTTAGAGGCTATCGCGAGGCGCAGTGCTTATCTCTCTATTTTGGCTGAGTACCCCAGAGCATTGCTAAATGTATTGGACTTATTAAAAGCTTCTCATTGGGGCGCGCAGTACCTGACTCGACACCCCCATTTGTTGGATCACTTACTGAACTCTCGCACTGAACAAGCTTTGATCGAGCATCCTGAAGAGTATTGGCATGAAGTCAAAGCCAATTTGAACATTCGTCTTGATGACGTGATGTCCGATGCTGATGGTTCTGAGCAAGCTATGGATATTTTGCGAGTCACCCACCATACAGAAACATTCATTACCCTTTTAGCTGATTTAGGTATTGGGGTTGAGCAGGCGCTGCCGGTGGAAAAAGTGAGCGATCATTTATCAGCTTTAGCAGACTTGATTTTGCAGATCACTTTTGAGCGTGTGTGGCCTGAGGTTGCACAAAAATTTGGTCTAGCTCAGGAAGCGGTTAAAACAGCCCCACCATTTGCGATCATCTCTTACGGGAAGTTGGGCGGCAAAGAATTGGGATATGCCTCCGATCTAGATTTAGTCTTCCTCTACCAATCCGATGAATCTGATTTTTCAGCTCAAGAAATTTATGCACTCTTAGCAAAACGAATGATCAACTGGCTAACTGCTTTTACGGCGACTGGTAGTTTATTTGAGATTGATACCCGTTTGCGGCCCAATGGCTCGGCAGGATTTTTGGTGACAAATGCTAATGCGTTTAAGAAATACCAAATGCGCGAAGGCAATAACGCTGCCTGGGTATGGGAGCACCAAGCCCTCACGCGGGCGCGTTGCTCAGCAGGTAATGTTGCAGTCGGAGCTGATTTTGATCAGGTGAGAGCAGAGGTGCTGAGCCAAAAGCGGGATATTGACCATCTTCGGACTGAAATTCTAGAGATGCGCCGAAAAGTGCACGCCGGACACCCCAATGTAAGCGGTCTATTTGATCTCAAGCATGATTCTGGCGGTATGGTCGATATTGAATTTATTGTTCAGTATCTGGTGCTGGCATATTCCCACCAACACGAGCAGCTCATTCATAACCTAGGCAATATTGCACTGCTGCGGATTGCTGGCGAAGCCGGTCTAATAGATCGCGAGGCTGCTTTATTGGTCGGGAATGCTTACCGCTTATTACGGTCTCGCCAGCACCGCTTGCGCTTAGACGGTGCAGAAAAAACACGCATCAACATTGAAGATGAACCTGAGTTGATTGCTGCTAAAGATGCTGTGATGGCGCTATGGCTAAAGATTTTTAAAGCACCTTCAGCGAATTAA